One stretch of Comamonas testosteroni DNA includes these proteins:
- a CDS encoding phospholipase A produces MSIRFFTPHPLTLSIGLALVGGLNPATAKSTELPSPENWQQCAATTSNTDRLACFDAWAIKQSPAVAPPATSWSAPAASAQAVPDPASANHAAPASSAVAITAGSDSGLGLSPTNGGCRDPRYTEVSRYYELEPGTDCGTFNFRGYRPMSVSVVVGDEVNQQPYSPSRGFATEQPYQKHEMRLQLSARTKIASGLLTGPTSSGKDSLWFGYTQQSYWQLFNGDISRPFRTTDHEPEVFYVYPTDAQLPLGWRWRYSGIGIAHQSNGQSNPLSRSWNRWYLMTGAELGNRLQLHLKAWQRMKESALEDDNPHIQDYIGRGEVKLGWNVNEQNYLGLTARGSLGQGKGSGRIEWLRTLGEGWNGGKSNLRLHVQLFSGYGDSLVDYNNKRTVLSVGLSLLDF; encoded by the coding sequence ATGAGTATTCGCTTTTTTACCCCGCACCCCCTGACCCTGAGCATCGGCCTTGCGCTGGTCGGCGGCCTGAACCCAGCTACCGCCAAAAGCACAGAACTACCCTCCCCCGAAAACTGGCAGCAATGCGCAGCCACCACCAGCAACACCGACCGTCTGGCATGTTTTGACGCCTGGGCAATCAAGCAAAGCCCGGCTGTTGCTCCACCCGCTACCAGCTGGAGTGCCCCTGCGGCCAGCGCACAAGCAGTACCGGACCCTGCATCGGCGAACCACGCCGCACCAGCCAGCTCAGCGGTGGCAATCACGGCCGGCTCCGACAGCGGCCTGGGCCTCTCTCCCACCAACGGCGGCTGTCGCGATCCTCGCTACACCGAGGTTTCGCGCTACTACGAACTGGAGCCCGGCACGGACTGCGGCACCTTCAACTTCCGCGGCTACCGCCCCATGTCCGTTTCCGTGGTCGTCGGCGACGAGGTCAATCAGCAGCCCTATTCGCCCAGCCGCGGCTTTGCGACCGAGCAGCCTTATCAAAAGCATGAGATGCGTCTGCAGCTCTCGGCCCGTACCAAGATTGCCTCCGGCCTGCTGACCGGTCCCACCTCGTCGGGCAAGGATTCGCTGTGGTTTGGCTATACCCAGCAGTCCTACTGGCAGCTGTTCAATGGCGATATCTCGCGCCCCTTCCGCACCACCGACCACGAGCCCGAGGTGTTCTACGTCTACCCGACGGACGCCCAGCTTCCGCTAGGCTGGCGCTGGCGCTACTCGGGCATAGGCATAGCGCATCAGTCGAACGGCCAGAGCAACCCGCTGTCGCGCAGCTGGAACCGCTGGTATCTGATGACCGGGGCCGAGCTGGGCAACCGCTTGCAGCTGCATCTGAAAGCCTGGCAGCGCATGAAGGAAAGCGCGCTCGAGGACGACAACCCCCATATCCAGGACTACATCGGTCGCGGCGAAGTCAAGCTGGGCTGGAACGTCAACGAGCAGAACTACCTGGGCCTGACCGCACGAGGCTCGCTGGGCCAGGGCAAGGGCTCCGGTCGCATCGAGTGGCTGCGCACCCTGGGCGAAGGCTGGAACGGCGGCAAGAGCAATCTGCGCCTGCATGTTCAGCTGTTCAGCGGCTATGGCGACAGCCTGGTCGACTACAACAACAAGCGCACGGTACTCAGCGTGGGCCTGAGCCTGCTGGACTTCTGA
- the priA gene encoding replication restart helicase PriA, which translates to MSHIVYVAVQTPAHSAVGDLLSYVSDAWLEPGTLARVPLGKRELLGVVWDAPAAPEAIPDGVELRSIAGLLQGIEPLNQAWRRLVAFAAHYYQRSLGEIAVTALPPQLRDMSPEQLARRLAPPKTVKTPAGKRKKAQATEAAQASTETMDHTPDASSATPWVALSAEQSSVFEQIEQNPGPFLLYGSTGSGKTEVYLRAVQAVLDTNPEAQALVMVPEINLTPQLEERFVARFVPQYGKDAVVSMHSGMTNPQRLKSWLAAHTGRARIVLGTRMAIFASVPHLALIVVDEEHDASYKQQEGARYSARDLAIWRGRDTGAKVILGSATPSLESWHASEPDVGRYLRLHMPSRIGAAGSGAASLPRVRMVDMGQQPKRAVFSPPLIEAITERVKRGEQSLILLNRRGFAPVLFCADCNWKSDCPHCSAHQVFHKGDRTLRCHHCGFTQRVPFACPSCGNPDILPLGKGTEQLQEELERLLRNVQRPDGNPARVARIDADTTKAKGSLEQQLAHVHAGDVDVLVGTQMVAKGHDFRRITLVAAVQPDSALYSSDYRAPERLFCLLMQAAGRAGRDAQYVKAQGSHPEMWIQSHDPQNAVYTALRKHDYPAFARQQLKERLDAGMPPYAFQAIVRADARTQEAAQAFLNAATQVAREAKLPYLDEVFIYPPIPMAVQRVANVERAQMLLEAGNRSALLRFLNAWQQYLHWLRTLPEHRPLVRWLVDVDPLSI; encoded by the coding sequence ATGTCCCATATCGTTTACGTTGCCGTCCAGACCCCTGCCCACAGCGCCGTAGGTGATCTGTTGAGCTACGTTAGCGATGCATGGCTGGAGCCCGGCACCTTGGCGCGCGTTCCTCTGGGAAAAAGAGAGTTGCTGGGTGTGGTCTGGGATGCACCCGCTGCCCCCGAAGCCATTCCAGACGGGGTGGAACTACGCAGCATTGCCGGCCTGCTGCAGGGCATAGAACCGCTGAACCAGGCCTGGCGACGGCTGGTGGCTTTTGCCGCGCACTATTACCAGCGCAGCTTGGGCGAGATTGCCGTCACCGCCTTGCCACCTCAGTTGCGCGATATGTCGCCCGAACAACTGGCACGGCGGCTGGCTCCGCCCAAGACAGTCAAGACGCCAGCCGGCAAGCGCAAGAAGGCACAAGCCACCGAAGCAGCGCAAGCGAGCACCGAGACGATGGATCACACGCCGGACGCCAGCAGCGCAACGCCTTGGGTCGCACTCAGCGCCGAGCAATCCTCGGTTTTCGAGCAAATTGAGCAAAACCCAGGCCCGTTCCTGCTCTACGGCAGCACGGGCAGCGGCAAGACCGAGGTTTATCTGCGCGCAGTGCAAGCCGTGCTGGACACCAACCCAGAGGCCCAAGCCCTGGTGATGGTGCCAGAGATCAACCTCACGCCTCAGCTGGAAGAGCGATTTGTCGCCCGCTTCGTGCCTCAGTACGGCAAGGACGCCGTAGTCAGCATGCACAGCGGCATGACCAACCCGCAGCGCCTCAAAAGCTGGCTGGCCGCTCACACGGGCCGCGCCCGCATCGTACTGGGTACGCGCATGGCTATTTTTGCCAGCGTGCCGCATCTGGCGCTGATCGTAGTCGACGAGGAACATGACGCCAGCTACAAGCAGCAGGAAGGCGCGCGCTATTCGGCGCGCGATCTGGCCATCTGGCGCGGGCGCGATACCGGCGCCAAGGTCATTCTGGGCAGCGCCACCCCGTCGCTGGAGAGCTGGCATGCCTCGGAACCCGATGTCGGCCGCTACCTGCGCCTGCATATGCCCAGCCGCATCGGCGCGGCCGGATCAGGCGCGGCCAGCCTTCCCAGGGTGAGAATGGTGGACATGGGCCAGCAGCCCAAACGCGCCGTGTTCTCGCCTCCGCTGATCGAGGCCATCACCGAGCGCGTCAAACGCGGCGAGCAAAGCCTGATTCTGCTCAACCGCCGAGGCTTTGCCCCCGTGCTGTTCTGCGCCGACTGCAACTGGAAAAGCGACTGCCCCCATTGCAGCGCTCACCAGGTCTTTCACAAGGGCGACCGCACGCTGCGCTGCCACCACTGCGGCTTTACCCAGCGTGTACCGTTTGCCTGCCCCAGCTGCGGCAACCCCGACATCCTGCCACTGGGCAAGGGCACGGAGCAGTTGCAGGAAGAGCTGGAGCGGCTGCTGCGCAATGTGCAGCGCCCCGACGGCAATCCTGCCCGCGTGGCGCGCATCGACGCCGACACCACCAAGGCCAAGGGCAGCCTGGAGCAGCAGCTGGCCCATGTGCATGCCGGCGATGTGGATGTGCTGGTAGGCACCCAGATGGTGGCCAAGGGCCATGACTTTCGGCGCATCACGCTGGTGGCGGCCGTACAACCCGACAGCGCGCTGTACTCCAGCGACTATCGCGCCCCGGAGCGGCTCTTCTGCCTGCTGATGCAGGCCGCCGGGCGTGCCGGGCGCGACGCGCAATATGTGAAGGCCCAGGGCAGCCATCCGGAAATGTGGATTCAAAGCCACGACCCGCAAAACGCCGTCTACACCGCACTGCGCAAGCATGACTACCCGGCGTTTGCCAGGCAGCAGCTCAAGGAACGGCTGGATGCCGGCATGCCGCCCTATGCCTTCCAGGCCATAGTCCGGGCCGATGCACGCACCCAGGAAGCCGCCCAGGCGTTTCTGAATGCCGCCACCCAGGTCGCAAGAGAGGCCAAACTGCCTTATCTGGACGAGGTGTTCATCTACCCGCCCATCCCCATGGCGGTGCAGCGCGTGGCCAATGTGGAGCGCGCCCAGATGCTGCTGGAAGCCGGCAACCGCAGCGCCCTGCTGCGCTTTCTGAATGCCTGGCAGCAGTATCTGCACTGGCTGCGCACCCTGCCCGAGCACAGGCCGCTGGTGCGCTGGCTGGTGGATGTGGATCCGCTCAGCATCTAA
- a CDS encoding roadblock/LC7 domain-containing protein has product MKTHTSLVIPPHAVEAGQEILARVVAPVAGVHIALLCTPDGFEIAALRIRSELPTERLSAMAGSLMAMAKAVANEIGHRDCKRLTFETESGTVVFQAVNGSFPAVLCLVVDQNALLGRALWAAGEVATGYLPS; this is encoded by the coding sequence ATGAAGACCCATACCTCCCTCGTGATTCCGCCACATGCCGTGGAGGCAGGTCAGGAAATCCTGGCGCGCGTGGTTGCCCCGGTGGCGGGCGTCCACATCGCCTTGCTCTGTACCCCAGACGGTTTCGAGATTGCTGCGCTGCGCATTCGCAGCGAACTGCCGACCGAGCGACTGTCGGCCATGGCGGGCTCGCTCATGGCCATGGCCAAGGCCGTGGCCAATGAGATCGGACACAGGGATTGCAAGCGCCTGACTTTCGAGACGGAGTCGGGCACGGTGGTCTTCCAGGCGGTGAACGGCTCCTTCCCGGCCGTTCTCTGCCTGGTGGTGGATCAGAACGCCTTGCTGGGTCGCGCGCTCTGGGCGGCCGGTGAGGTCGCCACAGGGTACCTGCCCTCTTGA
- a CDS encoding AEC family transporter produces the protein MLSVLLITFPFFALVACGFAATWRGILPQAAIPGLNAFVLYFALPCMLYRFGAQTPIHQLLDINVTLVYLLCAALMVGATVLLTRARLGWNDAAFGALVAAFPNTGFMGVPMLAALLGTQSAGPVIVTMAIDMVITTSACIALSRLDLAGGQGIWLAVRNSLKGMASNPMPWSILLGGLASAMGWVLPGPVDKTVAMLAAAASPVALFTIGAVLARSQMNSHERVAARDYVPIALAKLVVHPLLVWAVGLAAISMGQGLQHETLVVLVLLAALPSASNVSLLTERYGAHSGRVARIILVSTSLAFLSFSAAVALMT, from the coding sequence GTGCTGTCCGTTCTACTCATCACCTTTCCCTTCTTTGCGCTGGTGGCCTGCGGCTTTGCCGCCACATGGCGCGGCATTCTGCCCCAGGCCGCGATCCCCGGCCTCAATGCTTTTGTGCTGTACTTCGCGCTGCCCTGCATGCTGTACCGCTTTGGCGCGCAGACACCGATTCATCAGCTGCTCGACATCAACGTCACCCTGGTCTATCTGCTCTGTGCAGCGCTGATGGTGGGCGCGACCGTGCTGCTGACACGCGCACGCCTGGGCTGGAACGATGCCGCATTCGGCGCTTTGGTGGCCGCGTTTCCCAACACCGGTTTCATGGGCGTCCCCATGTTGGCGGCGCTGCTGGGCACGCAGAGCGCGGGCCCGGTGATCGTGACCATGGCCATCGACATGGTCATCACCACCTCGGCCTGCATTGCACTGTCGCGGCTTGATCTGGCGGGAGGGCAAGGAATCTGGCTGGCGGTGCGCAATTCGCTCAAGGGCATGGCATCCAATCCCATGCCCTGGTCGATTCTGCTGGGCGGTCTGGCGTCGGCCATGGGCTGGGTATTGCCCGGTCCGGTGGACAAGACCGTGGCCATGCTGGCTGCCGCAGCTTCGCCGGTGGCATTGTTCACCATAGGAGCCGTGCTGGCGCGCTCGCAGATGAACAGCCACGAGCGCGTGGCTGCGCGCGACTATGTGCCGATTGCGCTGGCCAAGCTGGTCGTCCATCCGCTGCTGGTCTGGGCCGTCGGACTGGCCGCAATCTCCATGGGCCAGGGGCTCCAGCACGAAACCCTGGTGGTGCTGGTGCTGCTGGCGGCTCTTCCCTCGGCCAGCAATGTGTCGCTGCTGACCGAGCGCTACGGCGCCCACAGCGGCCGCGTGGCGCGCATCATTCTGGTATCGACCAGCCTGGCTTTCCTCAGCTTCTCCGCCGCCGTGGCGCTGATGACCTGA
- a CDS encoding GDSL-type esterase/lipase family protein, with translation MKPIFDPYRRHVLQGMRAAALLTGGAMLLGACGKKTPKAAVVPVGATVLALGDSLTQGVGANADAGYPSLLAERTGWKVVNAGVSGETSKQIADRLPGLLDEHRPSLTILCAGGNDWLQRRSEQVVQGEITRMLQLCKARATPVLLVAVPELSLGAALTGRMKDHAIYQTLAKDNRVALLPDAWSEVLGNSALRADQVHANAAGYARFTELLVAQARASGFLA, from the coding sequence ATGAAACCGATATTTGACCCGTACCGACGCCATGTTCTTCAAGGCATGCGTGCCGCAGCATTGCTGACGGGGGGCGCCATGCTGCTAGGTGCCTGTGGCAAGAAGACACCCAAGGCCGCTGTCGTTCCTGTCGGGGCTACCGTGCTGGCGCTTGGAGACTCCTTGACGCAAGGTGTCGGAGCCAATGCAGATGCCGGCTACCCCAGCCTGCTGGCCGAGCGCACGGGTTGGAAGGTGGTGAATGCCGGTGTTTCTGGCGAGACCAGCAAACAGATTGCGGACCGCCTGCCGGGGCTGCTCGATGAGCACAGGCCATCTTTGACGATTCTGTGCGCTGGTGGCAACGACTGGCTGCAGCGCAGGAGCGAGCAAGTCGTGCAAGGCGAGATCACGCGCATGCTGCAGCTGTGCAAAGCCAGGGCGACGCCCGTGCTGCTGGTGGCCGTGCCGGAGCTGAGCCTGGGTGCGGCGTTGACGGGGCGCATGAAGGATCACGCCATCTACCAAACCTTGGCCAAGGACAACCGGGTGGCATTGCTGCCCGATGCCTGGAGCGAGGTGCTGGGCAATAGCGCCTTGCGCGCCGATCAGGTACATGCCAATGCCGCAGGCTATGCGCGGTTTACCGAACTGCTGGTGGCTCAAGCCCGGGCTTCTGGTTTTCTGGCGTAA
- a CDS encoding ATP-dependent helicase, translated as MSAGLNLAQLQAVHYTEGPCLVLAGAGSGKTRVITHKIGRLIETGLAPRRIAAITFTNKAAAEMRERAAGLIGRQAKEVLICTFHSLGVRMVREDGHILGLKPQFSILDTDDVTGILKDCAGGTTDVATARQWQWTISGWKNQGWDSRKALAMAQDDNERSTALIMQRYEERLTAYQSVDFDDLIGMPMRLLRGHPEVREKWQRLLGHVLVDEYQDTNATQYELLKFLVGERAHFTAVGDDDQSIYGWRGATLDNLKKLPVDFPQLKVIKLEQNYRSTSAILRAANNVIGPNPKLFPKTLFSELGEGEPVRIVDCDTEEHEAERAVARIQGLRANMNPQPAWKDFAILYRANHQAKPFEKALRKANIPYKVSGGTSFFDRAEIKDLCAWFRLWINNDDDPAFLRSIGTPKRGIGHTTLGKLGEFSAAHKLSMFGSLFNAMLEEALPRKAFESLLEFGRYINDLEYRARHTLGFEASRSFLIDWLKEIGYEQYLYDSEDSESVAAARWSNVLEFCDWMAQRAGGQIEDAAGAGPQTEVKSLLEVSQNIALLSTISEREKEQDMVVLSTLHASKGLEWPHVMQVGVTEGMLPFKLDDDDGKQQKVSDETAARLQEERRLMYVGITRAQRTLAVSWTKRRKKGREMVACQPSRFIKEMGLDAATAKEDPREKLRKLREEFAARKNQAAPGAAN; from the coding sequence ATGTCTGCTGGTCTCAACCTCGCTCAGCTCCAGGCCGTGCATTACACCGAAGGTCCATGCCTTGTTCTGGCAGGCGCCGGCTCGGGCAAGACCCGTGTGATTACGCACAAGATCGGCCGTCTGATCGAAACCGGTCTGGCGCCACGCCGCATTGCCGCCATCACCTTTACCAACAAGGCCGCCGCGGAAATGCGCGAACGCGCCGCAGGTCTGATAGGCCGCCAGGCCAAGGAGGTGCTGATCTGCACCTTCCACTCGCTGGGCGTGCGCATGGTGCGCGAGGACGGCCACATTCTCGGTCTCAAGCCTCAGTTCAGCATTCTGGACACCGACGACGTCACCGGCATCCTCAAGGACTGCGCGGGCGGCACCACCGATGTGGCGACGGCCCGCCAGTGGCAGTGGACCATCAGCGGCTGGAAGAATCAGGGCTGGGACAGTCGCAAGGCCCTGGCCATGGCACAGGACGACAACGAACGCAGCACCGCTCTCATCATGCAGCGCTATGAAGAGCGCCTGACCGCCTACCAGAGCGTGGACTTCGACGACCTGATCGGCATGCCCATGCGCTTGCTGCGCGGCCACCCCGAGGTGCGCGAGAAATGGCAGCGCCTGCTGGGCCACGTGCTGGTGGACGAATACCAGGACACCAATGCCACGCAGTACGAGCTGCTCAAATTCCTGGTGGGCGAGCGCGCCCACTTCACGGCGGTGGGAGACGATGATCAGTCGATCTACGGCTGGCGCGGCGCCACGCTGGACAATCTCAAGAAGCTGCCCGTGGACTTTCCGCAGCTCAAGGTCATCAAGCTGGAGCAGAACTACCGCTCCACCAGCGCCATCTTGCGCGCCGCCAACAATGTGATCGGCCCCAACCCCAAGCTGTTTCCCAAGACACTGTTTTCGGAACTCGGCGAGGGCGAACCCGTGCGCATCGTCGACTGCGACACCGAAGAGCATGAGGCCGAGCGCGCCGTGGCCCGCATTCAGGGCCTGCGCGCCAATATGAACCCGCAGCCCGCGTGGAAGGACTTCGCCATCCTCTACCGCGCCAACCACCAGGCCAAACCCTTCGAGAAGGCACTGCGCAAGGCCAACATCCCCTACAAGGTCTCGGGCGGCACCAGCTTTTTCGACCGCGCCGAGATCAAGGACCTGTGCGCATGGTTCCGTCTCTGGATCAACAACGACGACGACCCCGCCTTTCTGCGCTCCATAGGCACGCCCAAGCGCGGCATCGGTCACACCACGCTGGGCAAGCTCGGGGAATTCTCTGCCGCGCACAAGCTCAGCATGTTCGGCTCGCTGTTCAATGCGATGCTGGAGGAGGCGCTGCCGCGCAAGGCCTTCGAAAGCCTGCTGGAATTCGGCCGCTACATCAACGACCTGGAATACCGCGCCCGCCACACCCTGGGCTTTGAAGCCTCGCGCAGCTTCCTGATCGACTGGCTCAAGGAAATTGGCTACGAACAGTATCTGTATGACAGCGAAGACAGTGAGTCTGTCGCCGCCGCGCGCTGGAGCAATGTGTTGGAGTTCTGCGACTGGATGGCCCAGCGCGCCGGTGGTCAGATAGAAGATGCCGCAGGCGCCGGCCCCCAGACCGAGGTCAAGAGCCTGCTGGAGGTCTCGCAGAACATCGCGCTGCTGTCCACCATCAGCGAGCGCGAGAAGGAGCAGGACATGGTCGTGCTCTCCACCCTCCATGCCTCCAAGGGCCTGGAATGGCCCCATGTCATGCAGGTCGGCGTGACCGAGGGCATGCTGCCGTTCAAGCTGGACGACGACGACGGCAAGCAGCAAAAGGTCAGCGATGAAACGGCAGCACGGCTGCAGGAAGAGCGCCGCCTGATGTATGTGGGCATCACCCGCGCCCAGCGCACGCTGGCCGTGAGCTGGACCAAGCGCCGCAAGAAAGGCCGCGAGATGGTGGCCTGCCAGCCCAGCCGTTTCATCAAGGAGATGGGCCTCGATGCGGCCACGGCCAAGGAAGACCCGCGCGAGAAGCTGCGCAAGCTGCGTGAGGAATTTGCCGCACGCAAGAACCAGGCGGCGCCGGGCGCCGCCAACTGA
- a CDS encoding asparaginase, giving the protein MQKQVFRQSLLAATIAVLGVLSAPGAALAQDASPAAAQAAKAQAAKPNVVVLATGGTIAGAGASTVNSATYTAAKVPVDKLLAGLPELTQIANVRGEQVFQIASESFTNDNLLTLAKRVSQLAKQSDVDGIVITHGTDTLAETAYFLSLTVHTDKPIAVVGSMRPGTALSADGALNLVNAVSVAGSKDARGKGVFVTMNDEINTARDVNKDINIQTGAFKSQWGPLGMVVEGKNYWFRAPVKRHTMNSEFNIDNIDKLPQVDIVYAYGSVQPTAVNALVDAGAKAIVHAGTGNGSVADRMVKPLQDARGKGVLIVRSSRVPYGFVLRNAEQPDDKYDWVVAHDMRPEKARLLTMLALTKGANTKELQRMFWEY; this is encoded by the coding sequence ATGCAAAAACAAGTCTTCCGCCAGTCCTTGCTGGCCGCCACCATTGCCGTTCTGGGCGTTCTGTCCGCCCCCGGCGCAGCCCTGGCGCAGGATGCATCGCCTGCGGCCGCGCAGGCGGCCAAGGCGCAGGCGGCCAAGCCCAATGTGGTGGTGCTGGCCACGGGCGGCACGATTGCGGGTGCCGGTGCCTCGACCGTCAACAGCGCTACCTACACGGCCGCCAAGGTACCTGTGGACAAGCTGCTGGCCGGCCTGCCCGAGCTGACCCAGATCGCCAATGTGCGCGGCGAGCAGGTGTTCCAGATCGCTTCCGAGAGCTTTACCAACGACAATCTGCTGACCCTGGCCAAGCGTGTCTCGCAACTGGCCAAGCAGTCCGATGTGGACGGCATTGTCATCACCCACGGCACGGACACGCTGGCCGAGACGGCCTACTTCCTGAGCCTGACCGTGCACACCGACAAGCCCATTGCCGTGGTCGGCAGCATGCGCCCGGGCACGGCCTTGTCCGCCGATGGCGCGCTGAATCTGGTCAATGCCGTCAGCGTGGCCGGCTCCAAGGACGCCAGGGGCAAGGGGGTCTTCGTCACCATGAATGACGAGATCAACACCGCCCGCGATGTGAACAAGGACATCAACATCCAGACCGGTGCCTTCAAGAGCCAGTGGGGCCCGCTGGGCATGGTCGTCGAGGGCAAGAACTACTGGTTCCGCGCCCCCGTCAAGCGCCACACCATGAACTCCGAGTTCAACATCGACAACATCGACAAGCTGCCTCAGGTGGACATCGTCTATGCCTACGGCAGCGTTCAGCCCACGGCCGTGAATGCCCTGGTCGATGCCGGTGCCAAGGCCATCGTCCATGCCGGCACCGGCAATGGCTCGGTGGCCGACCGCATGGTCAAGCCGCTGCAGGATGCACGCGGCAAGGGCGTGCTCATCGTGCGCTCGTCACGCGTTCCCTACGGCTTTGTGCTGCGCAATGCCGAGCAGCCCGACGACAAGTACGACTGGGTGGTCGCCCACGATATGCGCCCCGAAAAGGCACGCCTGCTGACCATGCTGGCGCTGACCAAGGGCGCCAACACCAAGGAACTGCAGCGGATGTTCTGGGAGTATTGA
- a CDS encoding GTP-binding protein, with amino-acid sequence MTSFMPMQPGQGLLRVSLLGPMGIGKTTALRSLCGEFMAGSDVRNLDKATHGKEFTTVGAEFGEIDLGSGERLQLVGSPGQDRFDFVRRWVLSASVGALLMVDVNDVGAVDYACEMLTGIAELDQAPLMVILSCRPASGARMEAFSSALVAKGHDLTPLVEVDPRDRQQMLDALSVLASLLSLQSQTL; translated from the coding sequence ATGACATCTTTCATGCCCATGCAGCCTGGTCAGGGCCTGCTGCGGGTGAGTCTTCTGGGGCCCATGGGCATCGGCAAGACCACGGCGCTGCGCAGCCTGTGCGGGGAATTCATGGCGGGCAGCGATGTGCGCAACCTGGACAAGGCGACACACGGCAAGGAGTTCACCACGGTAGGGGCGGAGTTTGGCGAGATCGACCTGGGCTCTGGCGAGCGATTGCAACTGGTAGGCAGCCCCGGTCAGGATCGTTTCGATTTCGTGCGCCGCTGGGTGCTTTCTGCATCGGTGGGAGCGCTGCTGATGGTGGACGTCAACGATGTAGGCGCGGTGGACTACGCCTGCGAGATGCTGACGGGGATCGCAGAGCTGGATCAGGCGCCATTGATGGTCATTCTGAGTTGCCGTCCCGCCAGCGGAGCAAGGATGGAAGCATTCAGCTCGGCCCTGGTTGCCAAAGGCCATGACCTCACCCCGCTTGTTGAGGTCGATCCACGCGATCGCCAGCAGATGCTGGATGCCCTGAGCGTGCTGGCATCGCTGCTGTCCTTGCAAAGTCAGACGCTATGA